The DNA segment CACATCCCCGCGCTGCGACCGCGGTTGCTGGAGCATGTGACGGGACGACTGCTGGCCGCCCTGGACCTGGAGGGGTGCACGAAGATCCTGGTCGAGGAGGAGAAGGGCGCCGTCATCGGTGCCGCCGTTTCGCTGGCCACGGGCATCCCGCTGGCCATCGCGAGGACGTACCCGTACGCCGTGCCGGGACACCGGGTCGACTTCGACAGCGAGTACACGCGGGGCTCCCTCTTCGTCAACGGGATCGAAGCCGGTGACCGGGTCTGCCTGGTCGACGACACCCTGTCCACCGGCGGCACCCTCATCGCCCTGGTGGACGCCGTCCGCGAGATCGGCGCCGAGGTCGTCGACGCGGCCGTCGTGGTGGAGAAGGCGGCCAACGGCGGCCGGGAAGCGCTCCGCTCGCGCACGGGCCTGGACATCACCTCCCTCATCCGGATCGACGTCACCCCGGACGGCGTCTCGGTACGCGACCCCTCCGCCGGCCCCCGACCGTCGCGGAACCCCGACGCGGCCGGCTTCCTGCGCCGGATGCGGCCCCACACCGCGCCCGGCCTCCTCGTCGTGGTCGAAGGCACCGACGGCGCCGGCAAGACGACCCTGGTCAACGGGCTCAGCGCCGAGCTCAGGGCCGCCGGACACCAGGTGTTCGACACCTTCCAGCCGACACCGAGCGCCCGCGCCACCGAGGTCTTCCGCGGCTTCGCCGAGCGGGGCGGCGACGACCCGACGATCCACCGGGCCCTCTACCTCGTCACCCTGGGCGATCGCCTCTACCACGCGCGGGCCACGATCCTGCCCCGGCTCGAAGCGGGCGAGACGGTGCTCTGCGACCGCTACATCTACACCACCGTCGCCAACGCCCTGGCCCGGGGACAGCACTTCGACGGCTGGTTCCAGGACACGGTCGCGCTGCTTCCGCAGCCGGACCTCGCCCTGCTCGTGCACAGCCCGGTCGATGTGGCCGTCAGCCGCATCCGGCAGCGCCCCGAGGAGCGCGACCGGCCCATCGACGTCGCGCACATGACCCGCGTGCGCACCGGCTTCCTCGACCTCGTCGACGCCGGTCACCTGACCGGCCTGGACACCTCGGTCCGCGAAGCCGACGAAACGCTCCGCACCGCCCTCAAGGCCGTCGAGGCCGCACGCGCCGACCGCGAGAGCGCGCGGGGGACCCGGGCATGACCTCCGCCGCCCTGGCACAGGCGCTGCTGGACCGCGCCCCGTTCGTGACGGCCCACCGGTCGGACGGCCTGCTCCTCAGCGACTACTTCGACGGCCACCGGGTGCTGGGCGAACCCGCGCTGCTGCACGCCCTGGCGCTCGCCCTGTACGAGCGGATCGCCGCGACGACCGCCGACGTGGTCGCCGGTGAGGTCGCCGCCGGCGGCCAGCTCGCCACCGCCGTCTCGCTGGTGAGCGCGTCCGCCGCCCGCCCCCTGGAGGCCAGGGCCGTACGGCGCACGGCCAAGGACTACGGACTCTCCGGGCGCCTGTCCAGCCGGGTGCCCGAGGGTACGCGCTTCGCGGTGGTGGACGACGTCGCGGGCACCGGTGCCGCCCTCGAACGCACGGTCCTCGAACTGCGGCGCCAACAGCATCCGGTGGTGGGCGCGTTCGTCATACTTGACCGGCAACAAGGGGCGGCCGAAGCGCTCGAACGCATCGACTGCCCGCTGACCGCCCTGTTCCGGCTCGAAGACCTGACTCTCCTGCGCCGGCCGGACCGGGCACCCGAATCTGCAACGAGTAAGAGGACTGGCACATGAAGCATCTCGGCGAAGCACTCCGCGCCAACCGGTACCCCGGCCGGCTGGTCGTGCTGGCCCGTACGCACGACGGCGTTCTCACCGCCGCGTACGCGCTGACCGGGCGCAGCGAGGCGTCCAGGGCCCGCCGCCTGGACGGCTCCGCGGCCGGGGAGCTCGCGGTCGTACCCGTGGGCGCGCAGGACAACGACGCGCTGCGCCACTACGTCGCCGCGTGCGTGGCGGGCCCCTGGACCGTCTACGGAAACGGTGAGCAGGTTGCCGAGGTGGCGGCCCGGCTGACCGGCGGGCAGTCGCCGGCCGAGGCGCTGCACGGCCTGGACTACGAGCCGGACCCGCCGATCTTCACGCCCCGGATCACCGTCGTGGTCGAGCGGGCCGACGGCAAGGCGTGGCTGGGTGCCGCGCGCCGGCCCGAGAACGGCCGGGAGAGCACCGACACCACCGTCACCGCGGTGGGCCCGCTGCCGGTCGGTCACGGCGTCCTGCTCTCCACGTACGAGTCGGACGGCGTCCAGGTCGCGACCGCCCGCCACCACCGGGACGTCCTGGTCGAGGCCGGGGACGCCGAACAGCTCCTGGAGGAGGTGTGGCAGACGCTGGACCACGAGTTCCGCGTCGCCGCCACGGCCTTCGCCCCGCAGGACGGGGTGGCGGGGCAGGTCCGGCACGCCGCGGACGTGACGGCCGGCTAGCCGGAGGCGGCGCCGTGGGCCGGGACGCACGACGACCCGGCCCACGGCGCGCTCGCGACCGTCCCCCGGTGGCCCCGCGAGGCCCGGACCCGTACACACGAGAAGGCGAGAGAACATGTCCCCGCTCACCGTCGCCGAACGCATAGGCATCATCAGATCCAGCCTCGCCCCCTTTCCGGGAGAGGCCACCGGACCGCACCGGGACTGCTTCGACCGCCTTCTGGAGCGCCACGGCGACGCCACCGTCTACGCGTACCTGCGGCGGCGCAACGTCATCAACGCGACCCTCGTCAGCCATGCCGGCCACCCCGCCGTGGCCGCCGAGGACGGGCCGTTCCAGCTCTACCGGACGGCCGCGCTGGCGATCCGCGAGCTCCACCGCACCGAACTGGCGTCGGTGGCGGCCGAGTTCCGGGCGCAGGACGTTCCGCTGCTGGTCTACAAGGGCCTGGCCCTGGACGCCCTGATCGACAACACAGAGGCCCCGTCGTTCAGCAACGACATCGACCTGCTCGTACGGAAGGCCTCGCTGGCCGACGCCAGGAAGATCATCGAGGCCCTGGGCTACGAGGCGGGCATCCGCATCGACAACGGCCGGGTGCGGCGTATGCCCGCGCGCATCAGCAGAATGACCGAGGAGTCGATCTACTCGTACGGCCAGGTCCAGCCGTACCACCGGCTGGTGCCCGTCCCCGCCCTGGAAGGCGTGGCCGACCGGGTCCGGGCGCTCATGCCCCGGACGTTCTGCACCCTGTCCGGACAGCTGCACGTCAGAATCTCGATCGACCTGCACTACAGCCTGAACCTGCTGACCGAGGACATCGGCACGCGCGTGAAGCCGAGCGAGGACAGCTGGTGGGAGGGGACCCAGGAGCTCCGCGTCGGCGACGCGGCCATCCGGACGCTCAGCGACGATGTGCTCGGCTGGGCCCTGCTGCACCGGCTGTACGTGGACTGCACCGTCCTCCAGGAGACCGGCCTCAAGTCCCTGTGCCACATCAAACTCCTGTGGCACCGGGGCCGTTTCGACCTGGATGGAATCCACGAGGCGGCACGCCGTCACCCCTATCTGGCGCCGTCCGTGCACCAGGCGCTGCGGGCGGTGGACAGCATCTGCGACCTGGGCCTCCAGGGGCTGGTGCACCCGCGGGAGTTCCGTACCGCCGCCGCTCCGCTGATGAACGTCGGGGACTGCCTGCCCGCCCTGCTCGACTTCGGTGTCTCCTTCGACCTGACCGAGCTCGAACAGGGCGGCGCCGGCGCGCGGTTCTACTGATGCGGCGCCGCACGGCAGCGGCCCCCTCTTTTGTTTGCGGCACACCAATGTGTTTGCGGCACACCAACTGAATTCTCGTGGGCAGGGTGAGGAATGTCGTTCGACCGGAATCCGTGGAGCCGTTGCAGCCCGACGGACAGGAAGATCATCGAAGAGCTCCAGGGACACCCGGAGGACGTCGCTCCGGATGAGGTGGTGGGGCGCGTCGCCGACAACTACCGGAACCTGGGGGCGCGCACCGCCCTGGTCGACGGCGATCGCGCGTGGAGCTACGAGGAGCTGGGGCGCAAGGTGTTCGCCCTCGGCGCCCGCCTCGCGGCGATGGGCGACGAGCAGGGCCGGAAGACCTTCGCGGTGTCGATCGGCCGCTCCGCCGAACTGGTCGCCGCGACCCACGCCGTCGCACTGTCCGGCCACGCGTACTGCCCCCTCGGCACCGGTGACCCGCTCGCCTGGCGGAGCTCGATCGCCTCGCGCGGCGGCGCCGCAGCCGTACTCGTCGACGGCGACACGGACGCCGAGGATCTGGGGATACCGCGGTTCGACGTCAACGGCGTCGACGACGGCCCGGCGCCGGACTTCACCCCCGTACGGCCGGCGGCGGACGACCTGTCGCAGGTGATCTTCACCTCCGGATCGACCGGGCGGCCGAAGGGCGTCCTCTGCACGCACGGCGGCTTCGCCAACCGCATCCACTGGATGCAGCGCGCCTTCGCGCTGACACCGGACGACCGCGTCGCGCTCAAGACACCCTTCACCTTCGACGTGGCCGGCTGGGAACTGTTCTGGCCGCAGTACGCCGGAGCACGGACCGTGGTGGTTCCCGAGGGCGCCCACGCCTCGCCCGAGGCGCTCATCGACCTCTTCACCCGGCACCGGGTCACCGTCACCCACTTCGTCCCCTCGATGCTGCGGCTGTGGCTCCAGGCCGATGGCGCCCGGCGATGCCCGGACCTGCGCCTGGTCCTCTGCAGCGGCGAGGCACTCGGCGCCGACCTGGCCGAGGAGTTCCGCCGCCGGAGCGGGGCCCGGCTGCACAACCTCTACGGACCGACCGAGGCGTCCATCGACGTCACGCACTTCGACGCGAGCGAGGACGCCCGTACGCCGGTGCCCATCGGCCGCCCCATCGCCAACACCCGGATCTACATCCTCGACGACGACCGGCGGGTCTGCCCCGTCGGCGAGACGGGCGAGATCTACATCAATGGGCTCGGAGTGGCCGCCGGCTACACCGGGGCCGACGCCCGCGACAATGAGCGCTTCACCCCGCTGGACATCCCCGCCCCGGACGGCTGGCGGACCTTCCGCACCGGCGACCGGGGCACGTACACCGCGGACGGCCACATCGAGTACCAGGGCAGGGCGGACGACCAGGTGAAGATCCGCGGACAGCGGATCGAACTCGGCGAACTGGAGGCCGCCGTCCGCGACCACCCGGCCGTGACCGACGCCTGCGCCCGCACCTACGAGAGCGCCACCGGCCGGCTGTGCCTGGCCGTGTACGCCGTCGTCGCCCCGGAGTCGCACGGCACCGACATCGGCGGCGCGATCACCGAGCACCTGGTGGGACGGCTGCCGAGCCGCTCACTGCCCGGCCGGATCGTGCTCGTGGACGAACTGCCGCTCAGCGCCCACGGAAAGGTCGACCGGACCCGTCTCCCCGTCCCGTCCCGCAACCGCCCCGAGCCGGCACGCCCGTTCCTCCCTCCCGCCACCCGCCTGGAGGTCCACATCGCCGAGATCTGGGCCCGCGTCCTGGACCTGGACGAGGTCGGCCGCGACGACAACTTCCACGACCTGGGCGGCGACTCCATGGCCGCGGTGGAGGTCTCGTTCCTCATCGCCGACCGATTCGGCCTGGACTACGACCACGACCTGGTGGCCGAGATCCTGATCAGCGGCGACACGGTGGCGGCCTCGGCGAGGATCGCGGCCGAGGCGGGCGTGAAGGACCACGAACTCTGACCCACGCCGGGGCCGCGCTCCGCCACTTTCAGCTCCCGAGCAGGGCTTCGCGTGCTGCTCGGGACCAGATGGATTGCCGGCGGCTGGAGAAACCCATCCGGTTCCAGTGGAACAGCACGTGCCGCGCGAGGACGGCGCGCGTCCCGATGCCGAGTGCGCTCGATCCGGCGGCCTCCGCAAGGCGGTGGCCGTGGTGCTGCAGGGCCTCGATCCACGGACGGACAGGTGTGAGGGGACCGGCCGTGAGGAGAGGACGGGCATCGGTCAGCAGGAGCCGCCTCATGGGTGCCACTATGGCACCGACCTGTTGCGGCGTCACGTCGTGGGGAAGGGGCCGGCGCTCTTCGACGCGGCCCCATACGTCGCCCTGCTCGCCGGCTTCGAGCCGGGCGGCCCGCATGAGGAGAGACATGGCAAGCAGCGATGTCTCCTTCGCGCCCAGAACGCCGGACGGCCCTTCCTCGCAGACACGGGCGTAGTCGAGGACTCCTTCGCTGTCCGCGTGGAACAGGGCGTGTGCGAGCGGCAACCCGGCGGAGCCACCGAAGGCGATGGCTTCCGGTTCGTACGGGGCCGCGTGCCAGTTGGC comes from the Streptomyces sp. NBC_00525 genome and includes:
- a CDS encoding phosphoribosyltransferase family protein; this translates as MILEDSYAAARVVDSGRYLTSVNELCDHIPALRPRLLEHVTGRLLAALDLEGCTKILVEEEKGAVIGAAVSLATGIPLAIARTYPYAVPGHRVDFDSEYTRGSLFVNGIEAGDRVCLVDDTLSTGGTLIALVDAVREIGAEVVDAAVVVEKAANGGREALRSRTGLDITSLIRIDVTPDGVSVRDPSAGPRPSRNPDAAGFLRRMRPHTAPGLLVVVEGTDGAGKTTLVNGLSAELRAAGHQVFDTFQPTPSARATEVFRGFAERGGDDPTIHRALYLVTLGDRLYHARATILPRLEAGETVLCDRYIYTTVANALARGQHFDGWFQDTVALLPQPDLALLVHSPVDVAVSRIRQRPEERDRPIDVAHMTRVRTGFLDLVDAGHLTGLDTSVREADETLRTALKAVEAARADRESARGTRA
- a CDS encoding orotate phosphoribosyltransferase, translating into MTSAALAQALLDRAPFVTAHRSDGLLLSDYFDGHRVLGEPALLHALALALYERIAATTADVVAGEVAAGGQLATAVSLVSASAARPLEARAVRRTAKDYGLSGRLSSRVPEGTRFAVVDDVAGTGAALERTVLELRRQQHPVVGAFVILDRQQGAAEALERIDCPLTALFRLEDLTLLRRPDRAPESATSKRTGT
- a CDS encoding IMP cyclohydrolase; this encodes MKHLGEALRANRYPGRLVVLARTHDGVLTAAYALTGRSEASRARRLDGSAAGELAVVPVGAQDNDALRHYVAACVAGPWTVYGNGEQVAEVAARLTGGQSPAEALHGLDYEPDPPIFTPRITVVVERADGKAWLGAARRPENGRESTDTTVTAVGPLPVGHGVLLSTYESDGVQVATARHHRDVLVEAGDAEQLLEEVWQTLDHEFRVAATAFAPQDGVAGQVRHAADVTAG
- a CDS encoding nucleotidyltransferase family protein, which translates into the protein MSPLTVAERIGIIRSSLAPFPGEATGPHRDCFDRLLERHGDATVYAYLRRRNVINATLVSHAGHPAVAAEDGPFQLYRTAALAIRELHRTELASVAAEFRAQDVPLLVYKGLALDALIDNTEAPSFSNDIDLLVRKASLADARKIIEALGYEAGIRIDNGRVRRMPARISRMTEESIYSYGQVQPYHRLVPVPALEGVADRVRALMPRTFCTLSGQLHVRISIDLHYSLNLLTEDIGTRVKPSEDSWWEGTQELRVGDAAIRTLSDDVLGWALLHRLYVDCTVLQETGLKSLCHIKLLWHRGRFDLDGIHEAARRHPYLAPSVHQALRAVDSICDLGLQGLVHPREFRTAAAPLMNVGDCLPALLDFGVSFDLTELEQGGAGARFY
- a CDS encoding non-ribosomal peptide synthetase; the protein is MSFDRNPWSRCSPTDRKIIEELQGHPEDVAPDEVVGRVADNYRNLGARTALVDGDRAWSYEELGRKVFALGARLAAMGDEQGRKTFAVSIGRSAELVAATHAVALSGHAYCPLGTGDPLAWRSSIASRGGAAAVLVDGDTDAEDLGIPRFDVNGVDDGPAPDFTPVRPAADDLSQVIFTSGSTGRPKGVLCTHGGFANRIHWMQRAFALTPDDRVALKTPFTFDVAGWELFWPQYAGARTVVVPEGAHASPEALIDLFTRHRVTVTHFVPSMLRLWLQADGARRCPDLRLVLCSGEALGADLAEEFRRRSGARLHNLYGPTEASIDVTHFDASEDARTPVPIGRPIANTRIYILDDDRRVCPVGETGEIYINGLGVAAGYTGADARDNERFTPLDIPAPDGWRTFRTGDRGTYTADGHIEYQGRADDQVKIRGQRIELGELEAAVRDHPAVTDACARTYESATGRLCLAVYAVVAPESHGTDIGGAITEHLVGRLPSRSLPGRIVLVDELPLSAHGKVDRTRLPVPSRNRPEPARPFLPPATRLEVHIAEIWARVLDLDEVGRDDNFHDLGGDSMAAVEVSFLIADRFGLDYDHDLVAEILISGDTVAASARIAAEAGVKDHEL
- a CDS encoding thiopeptide-type bacteriocin biosynthesis protein, encoding MTGRDPARVERAVHSVFNGTPVEDAARTALIPAEQLAEAVEHYQAAGRVALETARPGWHQVNIRFADYEHAVRDFRNHVVPSLRSGGPVGPWWFVRKAPHWRLRCHPAHGATGRSVADHVAEALDSAMSSGVIANWHAAPYEPEAIAFGGSAGLPLAHALFHADSEGVLDYARVCEEGPSGVLGAKETSLLAMSLLMRAARLEAGEQGDVWGRVEERRPLPHDVTPQQVGAIVAPMRRLLLTDARPLLTAGPLTPVRPWIEALQHHGHRLAEAAGSSALGIGTRAVLARHVLFHWNRMGFSSRRQSIWSRAAREALLGS